The window AAACTATTGGTACGGAACGCCGGAACATGACTGGCTTCCCAACCATCCAACGAACATTACGTTGTCGTGGATTGGCTCGAGGCAGCAAGTCAGCAAATATGTACCGATTAATTTCGACTTTCGCGGCGGCGTCACTCAGGCCCACGACATCTACGGGCTCGGCACATTCAATGGCGTCACCTACGCTACGTACTGGCAACACTATCTTGGTTTCACCGTTTGGTCGAATCCCTTCCGCCTAACGCCGCACGCACCGTTCGATCAGTCGGTATATTTTAGCGAGACCTACGATCGGCAGCGCACATTTGTCGACTCGATGCCAGGGCGCTTCCAGGACGCCGGAACGTTAACGAGCACGCTCAGCAAGCTCCAAGGCCACAAAGGCGCGACGTACCTCTCGTATATTATCTCGAACACGGGCGATTATCTTGGCCCGCTGCAACAGGTCGTTTATCCTCCGACGATCATCGACAACCCGTACGACAACCAGATCTACCCGGGTTACGCAGCGTTTGACGGCTTCTCGACGACGCGCGACTTGCAGTTCGCCTACATCTACACGCCAACACCATACTTCTCGTTTACGATCCAGGCCGACAAGCACAACGACTTCCCGGCACCCATACCGTACTACTATGGCAATCCGCCGTACTCGATCGCGTTCCGAACACAGATCCGGATTAACTCGATCCTAAGCGTGCAGATTGCGAAGTCATACTCGTTCAACTTCGGAAACGAGGGTTGGAGTTCATGGACGATACAGTTCGGACCATGATGCGAACGCTTTCGCTCGCCGTCGCCTTCGTGCTGCTCGGCGCTGGGACGCCGGCCCCCTTGTACACGGCGGCACCGACGGTTGCGCCGGCGACAACCACTCCGAGCGCAGGCTTAGTGCACTTCACTGGCGAGCTGCTCGATGTCCAGCACGACTTCGTGTTCTTTACCAGCGGGGATGCATTTAGGCTGGCGCCCGGCGCGAAGATCATCAGCTACGACAACGGGCAGCCCGCGACACTGTCCGTGACGACGAAAATGTTCGCGCAAGCGACCTTCGATGAAACGGGGAAAGTTGTCGCCCTCGCGCTTTCGAAGCACCGGCTTCCGCCGGAAGCATCCTACGCCGACGTGCACAAGTTCGCTGTCGCGCTATCGCCCCCGGTGCCGAATCCCGATCTCGATCCCAACAGGCCGCGAGGCAATGGCCCAAATAACAGTCATTTCGCGCTGACGGGGAAAATCGTACAGGTGCGTTTCGTCGTTCAAGTCCCACCGACGACGCCGATGACCGACGCCGTTTATCTTGCGACGGATGTCAGCGGCTGGAACGCCGAAGCCATTCGCATGGAGCGCTTCGATGCGCTGCACTACGCGGTGACCTTGCCGCTGCGCACCGGGACTGAATTCTATTACAAATTCACACGGGGATCATGGCAATCGTCCGAGCGCGGACGCAATGGCATCGAGCAGGCACCGCATCATTTCTTCCTCGGTGCGAGCGCACTGGGCGAACCTGATACGCAAGTCCGCGACAATGAAGTCTTTAACTGGTCCGACTACAACCCCGCAACCGGTGGACAAGCGATCGTGCCCGGCGCTACGCCGACGCCGTTCAATCCACTGCCGTTCGGTTATCCGACGCCGTTCCCAGTTCGAACGCCACCAGGACACCGCTAGCGCAGGCTGATCGGAATATCGCGCTCGGTGGTCGGGCCGTTACCGTCGCGCGCGATCACCTGCAGCGTGTAATTGCCTTTCAAGAAAAATGGCAAGTCCGGAATAACGCCTGACGCCCTGAACAATCCGCTGTGCGCTTTCGGAACCGGCATTGCCCACGAGCTGATGTGAATGTCGACATTCGAGACGTTGTCAGTGGTTGTAACGTAACCGCTGACGGTTTCGCCCGATTTGATCTGGAGCGTCGAGAGATGAATCGCGAGGATGCGCGGCTTGCTGTCGGCTGTCCCTCGACTTCGCGCCTTCGGCGCTACGCTCGGGATGACAGGAGGACGCTCGACGCTCCCTATCACGTGGTACGGCGACACGCTTGGTAGTGGTACAGGCATCTCGGAAACCGACTTGCCGGGCGCCGAGCTGCGGATGATATAGACGGGCGCAGTGGAGATCGCCCGCGGAGATGCAGCGGCGGCCTCCGTCGGCGCGACGGTCGGTGCCGCCGAAGGCGATGATTGTGGCCCCGAAACGGAGGCGGCGTGCGGAAAGCATCCAGCAAGTATCAAGAGGGCGCTCGCGCCAAGCGCGCGTAGGCAGCGCAGACATGTCATCGGAGCTGATCTCGGTCGTCGTCCCGCTTTACAACGAAGAGGGGAACGTCGACGAACTGGTGCGGCGCTTGCGCGCGGTTGTCGCGGCTTTGCCCGGCGAACCACGCTACGAGCTCGTCTTGGTCAACGACGGCTCGCGCGATGCGACGCTTCTCCGCCTTCGCGATCTTGCACTCACCCACCATGAGATCGTTGTCGTCAACCTGTCGCGAAATTTTGGCCACCAGATCGCGGCAACGGCAGGCATCGACACGGCGCGCGGCAATGCGATCGTTCTGATGGACGGCGATCTCCAAGATCCGCCGGAGCTGATCGGGGCATTCTTGGAGCGCTGGCGCGAAGGCTACGACGTCGTCTATGCGGTGCGACGTTCGCGCAAGGGCGAAGGAACGTTCAAGCTCGTGACCGCTCGCGCGTTCTATCGCATCGTTCGACGCTTGACGAACGTCGCGATTCCCCTCGACACCGGCGATTTTCGTTTGATGAGCCGGCGAGTGGTGGACGCGCTGAAGATGACGCGCGAGCGGCATCGGTTTCTGCGCGGCCTCGTGAGCTGGGTCGGATATCCGCAAATCGGCGTCGAGTACGATCGCGACGAGCGTTTTTCCGGAACGACTAAATATCCGCTCACAAAGATGATGCGGTTTGCAATCGACGGGATTACGAGCTTCAGCGAAATTCCGCTGCGATTTTCTTCCTATCTTGGATTCACCGTTTCGATCGTTGCGTTCATCGTCGCGATCATTGAGATCCTTATCAAACTCTTCACCGGATACAATCTCCCCGGTTACACCTCGACGATCTTCGCAATCCTTTTTCTCGGGGGCGTCCAACTGATTGCAATCGGGACGCTTGGTGAGTATATCGGGCGAATCTACGAACAAGTAAAAGGCCGTCCGCTCTATTTGATCGCCGACGTCATTCGCGAAGGTGAGCTCGAGGTTACCGACCCAATGGTCAGCGTTCGAGAATCAGGCTGAGTCGAGCCGATAGAAATTGCGGCGTGCGCGCGCCGCTCGGCAGCCTCGTCGCCTCCAAAAAGCTCCGCTACGATCTCACCGGCCGAGACTGCTTCACCTAAACGCACGGCAAGACGTATACCCGCAAGCGTGCCTTCCGCACGCACCATATCGTGAGCGAGCTCTCCAAGCGCGACGACGTCGAACTCGTGAACGAATCCACTCCTGGCCGCGACGACCGCGCGCGCGGGAAGGGCGCGCATATCCTCGAGATGCCCGCGCGAACCACCTTGTGCTTCGATCATCGCAACGAACTTCTCGTAGGCGGTTCCGTCATCGAGCACGGCTTGCATACGTGGTTGCGGATTTCGGACGCCCGCTAGTTCGAGCATCGCTTCGCCGACGTGCATCACGCCTGCGGCCAAGCGCGAGTCGCGGCGCGTGCCGCGCAGAAAGTCGCGCGCTTCGATGGCTTCGACTCCGGAGCCAATCGCCGGACCGAGCGGCTCCTCCATATCAGTGATGTGTGCAATGGCGCTGCGCCCGAAGTCTTCGGTTAGCCGTACCATTGTTTCAGCGAGCTCGAACGCTTCAGTCTCGGTACTCAAGAATGAGCCACGGCCGCATTTGACGTCGTAGACGATCCAGCGCGCGCCGCTCGCGATCTTCTTCGAAACGATCGAAGCAGCGATCAATCCATTGCTGCGAACGGTCCCGGTTCGATCGCGAAGCGCGTACAATTTCTTGTCGGCGGGTACCAACTGCGCGCTTTGCGCGGAGATTGCGCAACCGAGCTTCCAGACGATATCGCGAAAGCGCGCCACGGGAAGCTCGGTCTGCACGCCCGGGATCGCTTCAAGTTTGTCGAGCGTACCGCCGGTATGCCCAAGCGCGTGTCCGGAAAGCTTGGCAACGCGTACACCGCACGCCGCGACAAGCGGGACGACCGCAAGCGAGACCGTGTCTCCTACGCCACCGGTCGAATGTTTGTCGACCGCATCGAAACCAAGATCGATCGTCTCACCGGAGGCGATCATTGCGCGCGTCAGCGCGAGCGTCTCACTGCGGTCGAGTCCGCGAAAAACGCACGCCATCAGGAGCGCCGCAACAGGCGCGTCGTCGAGCTCGCCACGGGCGTATGCCGCGACGATTGCTTCCCACGTCGCGGCATCGAGCGGTTCGCCGTCGCGCTTTCGAACGATTGCGCGACGCAGTTGGACTTCGTCCATCGCGGCGGAGTGTTCGCAGCGCGCGCCGCGAAGCCCGCCGAATGGCCGTTTTCCCCCCGGTCGACCTCTTGTCGCTCGCCGTTTATGCCGCGCTCGGTGGCGTGGTTCTCCTTGCGACACGGCTGCGGCCGTCGAACGCGATTGTCGCACTGATCGCGACAGCTCCGTTTGATTTCAGCCATGCCGTCGGCGCAACGACGATCACCTTCGACAAAGTAGCGCTCCTTGCAGCGGTTGTGGGACTGGGCCTTCGCCGCCCTCGCGTAACGATTCCGCGGACAATCGGAATCTCCATATTCTTCGTCATCCTTGCAACGCTGCTAACGTTCGCCGTTGCGGAATACAAAGGCCCCGTACTTCGCGAAACATTAAAGTGGATTCAATATCTCCTGATCTTCACGGTCGCGGCAGCAGCGTGGCAGCTGGATCCCGATCGACGGCGCCTCGAAGGTGCGGTAACACTGACCGTTACCGCCGTGGCGTTCCTCGCGCTCGCGCAAGAATTCATCGGCTCGCCAACCGGCATCTGGTTCGGCGATCGCGCCTTCCCGCGCATCGCGGGACCACTCGAAGGTCCCAATCAGCTAGCAGGCTATCTCGGTATCGCATTGCCGTTTCTCGTCGCGTGGGCACTCGAGCGGACGTCGTGGACGACGCTCCTACCCAGTGCGCTCGCTGCAGTTGCGTTGATTCTGACGCTCTCGCGGAGCGGCGTCGGCTGCGCGATTGTCGGTGTTGCAATCGTGTTCGTCGTGCATCGTCGCGCGAACGCACGGATCCCACTTTTCATCGCACTTGCCGCAAGTCTCGCGATTGCGATAAAAGTGTTGATAAGTTGGAAGACGGGAGGCGTTTTCGAACGCTTTTTCTCACTCGATGAAGTACAAAGCTCGGGCGGCGTCGGAATGCGGAGCACGCTTTGGCGCGCTGCGTACACGCTGTGGACGCGGCATCCTATTTTGGGCGTCGGCGCCGGAAACTTCGAGCTTCTCTTGCCGACGGTCGGCGCAGTGGGCATCCGCACGCATGCGAACTCTTGGTATCTGCAGTCGCTGGTCGAAGGCGGCTTACCGCTTCTGTTTGCGACGTGCGGCCTGGTCTGGGCGTCGATTGGAACATTCCGGCGCGCTCTCGGAAATCCGATCTGCCTTGCAGCCTTTGCTGCCGGCATCGCCTTTGCACTGCACGGCTTCGTCGATTATCTTGTCTTCTACCCGAAGGTTGCGATCATGTGGTTTGCACTGCTCGGCATCGCTGCGCAGGAGTCGCGCACATAGCGACGGTCCCTCGACTACGCGCCTTCGGCGCTACGCTCGGGGTGACAATGTTGAGCGTACCGCTCGTCATTGCATTTGGCGCAATTGCATCGCATGTTGTCTTTCCGGCGTTGCATAAACCCGACGCTGTTCTCTCTCAGCCGGTCGCCGTCGTTACGGCGTGGGGCTGGTCCGGAGTTGCGGCATGGCTGATTTACTTCGCGACCATGCTGCTCGCGGGAATCGCCTACGGATTTGCTATCGCGCGCAGCCGCGAAACACCGCTCATCGCGATTCTCGCCGGAAGCGTTCTTGCATGCTGCGCCGCCCTTGCGTTCCGCTTTATCTTCTCGAGCGACGTCTACGCATATGCAGCCTATGGCGCGTTATCGGCGACACATCACGATCCGTATATCCCCCATACGCTTCCGCCACTGCAGCTGGTAGACGCCGTATGGACGCACGCAATCGGGTTCGAATGGCCGTCGCTCCCGGCGTTCATCTACGGCCCTGCATTTCTCGCGCTCGTCCATGTGACCGTCGTCGCGACGCATTTCGATCTTCCGACAACATTGATCGCGTTGCGCGCAATCGAAATCATCGCGTTTGTTGCGGCAGTCGGCGTTGCAGCTAACGCGGTGCCTGAACGAGGCCGGTTACTGGCAGCGATCATCGGCCTCAATCCCGTCGTGATTTCCACGGTGTCCGACGGGCACAATGATGCGCTGGTTTTACTCGTGGTCGCAATAGGCGCGCTCATTGCGCTTCGCAAGCCCGAATTTGGCGGCTTTCTTGCGGGAGCATCGATGATGCTCAAAGCGACCGGCGCCGTCGCGACCATCGCACTCGCGTACGTCCTGCGCGATCGCCGATTCACTCTGTGGGGATGTGCGGCGATCGGGCTCAGCATCGTCGCGCAATTGGTTTCAACACAACTCGCCGGTGGCTACCGAACTGCTGCAGCAACCGATTTCGTGGGCACCGGGGAGGCGGCGATTGCGATCGGCATTCGCGGATTGATCGCTCTCGGACTCGTCGCACGAGCGCTTTACAATGCCGCAAGGGGCGATCGCGCTGCGGCGCTAGCTGCCGCTGCCCTTGCAATCTGGGCGCTTTATCCGCAAGACTACCCGTGGTACGGCATGTGGCTGCTCCCCTTGGCAGCGTTCACGCTCGAGCAGCGGGAAGGTCCCGTGCTCGTTCTGCTGACGTTTAGCAGCACGCTGCGTTACCTCTCAGACGCCTACGGGTTCGCACCGGCGGCTCCGTGGCTCGAGCTCATCGCACTCGTGACCCCGCTTGCCGGCTATTTGAGGGAACCACTACCCACGTGATTCTTCGCCTGATCGTCTTGACTATCGGATTCGCGCTGGGTGCTGCCGCGCAGGCGGTCGCGCAATTGGCGACGCCCGCGCCGGAGCCGCAGCCCGACATCAGCGCGAGCGCCGCGCCGACTGCAACCGCAACTCCGACCGAGACGCCGACCGAGACTCCAAGTGCAACGCCCGCGCCGACAGTATCGCCGTCGCCGACGGCCACGCCACAAAATCCCTACAAATACATCGTTGAGCCGACGCCCGATCCGAATGCGTCACCCGGCGCACCACAAATCGTGCGCATCGAGATCATCGATAAAACGGTGCATATCGGCGGACAATTCGCGTGCCGCATCACGACGTCACCAAACGTCGCGAATCTCGTACTTTCGGTCGAGGGGCACGATATCTCGATTCCCAAAGCGCAGGACGGAACGTTTGCGGGTATTCAAGCGATTCCGTCGTTCATTCCACCGTGGTTCTTGAAGACGTATCAGGTCACGTTCAACGCGCTGACGGCAGACGGGAAAAAAGCGAGCATGACAATTCCGATCACTCTCGCCTATTGAACTTATACGGCTATTGCCGTTACGCAGAGATGCCAGCCGAATCTGCGCTCGAACCAGCGAAAGATCGGCTGTGGCATCCACGCGAAGTACCACCTCTTGTTATAGCGGTACTGCACGTAGTCCGGGATGCTGTATGGGAAAACGTGGTCTACAAAAATTTCCGCCACGCGGAAGCCACGATCGGAAAGCAGCTTCGCGAGCTCGCGCTTGGTGTACGTGTAGGTAACGGGGCAGCCGGTCTGCGCTTCGGAGTATCGCGCAATGATGTGGCGCCAATCCCAAAGACGCCCTTTACCGTAGCGCAGCGTCGCCCATAGGACTTTCCACGAGAACGAGTAGTACATCATAAGCTTTACTGTCGTGCCGGGCATGGCGTAGCGCTTGAGCTGGTCCAGCGCTCGCTCCGGATGCGGCGTGTGGTGCAGCACGCCAAACGACCAGATCAGGTCGTAGGGGGCGGGAGCTACGTAATCGCTCAGATTCTCCGCGTTAGCGAATTGCAGATGCACGCGGCTCGAAAGGCCGAACACATCGGCGCGTTTGCGAGCCAATTCGAGGCTCTCGTTCGAAAGATCGACGGCCGTGACGTCGGCGCCGGCGCGCGCGAAGCTGATTGTCGCCGTGCCAATTCCGCACCCGATCTCGAGAACGCGCTTGCCGCTCCACTTTGGAAACTCGGCGAACGATACGATGTGCGGCTCAACG of the Candidatus Baltobacteraceae bacterium genome contains:
- a CDS encoding glycosyltransferase family 2 protein, which gives rise to MSSELISVVVPLYNEEGNVDELVRRLRAVVAALPGEPRYELVLVNDGSRDATLLRLRDLALTHHEIVVVNLSRNFGHQIAATAGIDTARGNAIVLMDGDLQDPPELIGAFLERWREGYDVVYAVRRSRKGEGTFKLVTARAFYRIVRRLTNVAIPLDTGDFRLMSRRVVDALKMTRERHRFLRGLVSWVGYPQIGVEYDRDERFSGTTKYPLTKMMRFAIDGITSFSEIPLRFSSYLGFTVSIVAFIVAIIEILIKLFTGYNLPGYTSTIFAILFLGGVQLIAIGTLGEYIGRIYEQVKGRPLYLIADVIREGELEVTDPMVSVRESG
- a CDS encoding thymidine phosphorylase, translating into MDEVQLRRAIVRKRDGEPLDAATWEAIVAAYARGELDDAPVAALLMACVFRGLDRSETLALTRAMIASGETIDLGFDAVDKHSTGGVGDTVSLAVVPLVAACGVRVAKLSGHALGHTGGTLDKLEAIPGVQTELPVARFRDIVWKLGCAISAQSAQLVPADKKLYALRDRTGTVRSNGLIAASIVSKKIASGARWIVYDVKCGRGSFLSTETEAFELAETMVRLTEDFGRSAIAHITDMEEPLGPAIGSGVEAIEARDFLRGTRRDSRLAAGVMHVGEAMLELAGVRNPQPRMQAVLDDGTAYEKFVAMIEAQGGSRGHLEDMRALPARAVVAARSGFVHEFDVVALGELAHDMVRAEGTLAGIRLAVRLGEAVSAGEIVAELFGGDEAAERRAHAAISIGSTQPDSRTLTIGSVTSSSPSRMTSAIK
- a CDS encoding O-antigen ligase family protein, whose translation is MAVFPPVDLLSLAVYAALGGVVLLATRLRPSNAIVALIATAPFDFSHAVGATTITFDKVALLAAVVGLGLRRPRVTIPRTIGISIFFVILATLLTFAVAEYKGPVLRETLKWIQYLLIFTVAAAAWQLDPDRRRLEGAVTLTVTAVAFLALAQEFIGSPTGIWFGDRAFPRIAGPLEGPNQLAGYLGIALPFLVAWALERTSWTTLLPSALAAVALILTLSRSGVGCAIVGVAIVFVVHRRANARIPLFIALAASLAIAIKVLISWKTGGVFERFFSLDEVQSSGGVGMRSTLWRAAYTLWTRHPILGVGAGNFELLLPTVGAVGIRTHANSWYLQSLVEGGLPLLFATCGLVWASIGTFRRALGNPICLAAFAAGIAFALHGFVDYLVFYPKVAIMWFALLGIAAQESRT
- a CDS encoding glycosyltransferase 87 family protein: MLSVPLVIAFGAIASHVVFPALHKPDAVLSQPVAVVTAWGWSGVAAWLIYFATMLLAGIAYGFAIARSRETPLIAILAGSVLACCAALAFRFIFSSDVYAYAAYGALSATHHDPYIPHTLPPLQLVDAVWTHAIGFEWPSLPAFIYGPAFLALVHVTVVATHFDLPTTLIALRAIEIIAFVAAVGVAANAVPERGRLLAAIIGLNPVVISTVSDGHNDALVLLVVAIGALIALRKPEFGGFLAGASMMLKATGAVATIALAYVLRDRRFTLWGCAAIGLSIVAQLVSTQLAGGYRTAAATDFVGTGEAAIAIGIRGLIALGLVARALYNAARGDRAAALAAAALAIWALYPQDYPWYGMWLLPLAAFTLEQREGPVLVLLTFSSTLRYLSDAYGFAPAAPWLELIALVTPLAGYLREPLPT
- a CDS encoding class I SAM-dependent methyltransferase, translating into MIARDNPEPSSDFAEVPIDDVQAFWDSRPCNIKHSPKPIGTREYFDEVEARKYFVEPHIVSFAEFPKWSGKRVLEIGCGIGTATISFARAGADVTAVDLSNESLELARKRADVFGLSSRVHLQFANAENLSDYVAPAPYDLIWSFGVLHHTPHPERALDQLKRYAMPGTTVKLMMYYSFSWKVLWATLRYGKGRLWDWRHIIARYSEAQTGCPVTYTYTKRELAKLLSDRGFRVAEIFVDHVFPYSIPDYVQYRYNKRWYFAWMPQPIFRWFERRFGWHLCVTAIAV